One Purpureocillium takamizusanense chromosome 1, complete sequence genomic window carries:
- the RMT2 gene encoding Type IV protein arginine methyltransferase (COG:E~BUSCO:EOG09262N47~EggNog:ENOG503NXSV), which translates to MAATTMAPAPIDDSMPARISPDCPQDVRDVLYHAWAHDVSGLKKLLDARGKASAQDPTTGETPLHAAIRACGPAGEPAAEDTDDGEDGCVEEAREVLQELFFSGAIWNDVDANNETPGCVARRLGRKALYDMCVDAGVRAELLFSLMGDYEELSSGSEAGDDAAETNGNDGNAPADAQAEAQDVDMADGGDDERKFVPPDANEKTVTSDEYLKSDLTYDADKLLDADLNGVMMAWETDIMRRSAAALVPGAEEGKRVLNIGFGMGIIDGIFSTLKPSRHHIVEAHPAVLAHVVEPGSSFGPAWEASGPENGAYKVHAGRWQEVVPRLLEQGEVYDAIYFDTFGEDYAQLKLFFTEYVPGLMDQEGRFSFFNGLGADRRICYDVYTKVVDMHCADAGMDVEWEESDVNMTALKEEGQGEWEGVRRRYWTLDKYRLPICTFMG; encoded by the coding sequence atggccgccaccaccatggcgccggcgcccatcGACGACTCGATGCCCGCGCGCATCTCGCCCGACTGCCCGCAGGACGTCCGCGACGTGCTCTACCATGCCTGGGCTCACGACGTCTCCGGCCTCaagaagctgctcgacgcgcgcggcaAGGCCAGCGCCCAAGATCCCACGACGGGCGAGACACCCCTCCACGCCGCCATCCGGGCCTGCGGACCGGCCGGCGAGCCTGCGGCCGAGGACAcggacgatggcgaggacggctgcgtcgaggaggcgagggaggTGCTCCAGGAGCTGTTCTTCTCGGGCGCCATCTGgaacgacgtcgacgccaacaACGAGACGCCCGGGTGCGTCGcccggcggctgggccgcaAGGCCCTCTACGACATGtgcgtcgacgcgggcgtgcgcgcggAGCTGCTCTTCTCCCTCATGGGCGACTACGAGGAGCTCTCCTCGGGGTCAGAGGCGggagacgacgctgccgagaCCAAtggcaacgacggcaacgcgccagccgacgcgcaggccgAAGCCCAAGACGTCGACATGGcggacggcggtgatgacgagCGCAAGTTTGTCCCGCCCGACGCCAACGAAAAGACGGTGACGAGCGACGAGTACCTCAAGTCCGACCTGACGTACGACGCGGACAAGCTTCTCGACGCGGACCTCAACGGCGTCATGATGGCCTGGGAGACGGACATCATGCGCCGCTCtgccgcggccctcgtccccggcgccgaggagggcaagcgCGTCCTCAACATCGGCTTCGGCATGGGAATCATCGACGGCATCTTCTCCACGCTGAAGCCCTCGCGCCACCacatcgtcgaggcgcacCCCGCGGTGCTCGCGCACGTCGTGGAGCCCGGCTCCAGCTTCGGCCCCGCCTGGGAGGCGAGCGGGCCCGAGAACGGCGCCTACAAGGTCCACGCCGGCAGGTGGCAGGAGGTGGTGCCCAGGCTGCTCGAACAGGGCGAAGTGTACGACGCCATCTACTTCGACACGTTTGGCGAGGACTACGCGCAGCTGAAACTCTTCTTCACCGAGTACGTGCCCGGGTTGATGGACCAGGAGGGACGCTTTAGCTTCTTCAATGGGTTGGGCGCCGACCGCAGGATATGCTACGACGTGTACACAAAAGTCGTCGACATGCAttgcgccgacgccggcatGGATGTCGAGtgggaggagagcgacgtCAACATGACGGCcctcaaggaggagggccaGGGCGAGTGGGagggcgtgcggcggcggtatTGGACACTGGATAAGTACCGCTTGCCCATATGCACTTTCATGGGATAG
- the hxk1 gene encoding Hexokinase (EggNog:ENOG503NW32~COG:G) — protein MVGLGPRPPPSRKGSKTDFPKDLMEQVRHLEGLFTVDQKKLKEITEHFISELAKGLSVEGGSIPMNPTWVMSFPDGYETGTFLALDMGGTNLRVCQITLTEQKSEFDILQSKYRMPEELKTGNSDELWEYIADCLYQFIETHHGGCNIEALPLGFTFSYPATQNYIDEGILQRWTKGFDISGVEGKNVVPMFEAALAKRGVPIKLTALINDTTGTMIASAYTDTKMKIGCIFGTGCNAAYMENVGSIPKLAHMNMAPDTPMAINCEWGAFDNEHKVLPWTEFDKIIDRDSPRPGQQAFEKMIAGLYLGEIFRLVLVDLHDNKDVHIFEGQDISHLRKAYTLDSSFLSAIEEDPFENLQETSDLFRSKLNITCTLPELELARRLAELIGTRAARLSACGVAAICKKKDYKTCHVGADGSVFNKYPHFKARGAQALREILDWPEKANTKDEDPIEILAAEDGSGVGAALIAALTLKRVKAGNMAGILHPENFK, from the exons ctAGGAAGG GGTCAAAGACGGACTTTCCCAAGGACCTGATGGAGCAGGTCAGGCACCTGGAGGGGCTCTTCACCGTCGACCAGAAGAAGCTCAAAGAAATTACCGAACATTTCATCTCAGAGCTTGCCAAAG GCTtgagcgtcgagggcggcagcatT CCCATGAACCCGACCTGGGTCATGTCATTCCCCGACGGCTACGAGACAGGAACCTTCCTCGCTCTCGACATGGGCGGCACGAACCTGCGAGTCTGCCAAATCACCCTGACTGAGCAAAAGTCCGAGTTCGACATCCTGCAGTCCAAGTACCGCATGCCCGAAGAGCTCAAGACGGGCAACAGCGACGAGCTCTGGGAGTACATTGCCGACTGCCTTTACCAATTCATCGAGACGCACCACGGCGGCTGCAACATTGAAGCCCTACCCCTGGGATTCACCTTCTCCTACCCTGCTACCCAAAACTACATCGATGAGGGCATCCTCCAGCGCTGGACCAAGGGCTTCGACATCTCCGGTGTCGAGGGCAAGAACGTCGTACCCATGTTTGAGGCTGCGCTGGCCAAGCGT GGCGTCCCCATCAAGCTGACGGCTCTGATCAACGACACCACGGGCACCATGATCGCTTCCGCGTATACCGACACCAAGATGAAGATTGGCTGCATCTTCGGCACCGGCTGCAACGCTGCCTACATGGAGAATGTCGGTTCGATTCCCAAGCTCGCCCATATGAACATGGCGCCCGATACACCCATGGCCATCAACTGTGAGTGGGGAGCCTTCGATAACGAGCACAAGGTGCTGCCCTGGACCGAATTCGACAAAATCATCGACCGCGACTCTCCCCGTCCGGGACAGCAGGCGTTCGAGAAGATGATTGCTGGCCTCTATCTCGGCGAGATCTTCCGCTTGGTCCTGGTCGATCTCCACGACAACAAGGACGTGCACATCTTTGAGGGCCAGGACATCTCCCACCTGCGAAAGGCTTACACCCTGGACTCTTCCTTCTTGTCCGCCATCGAGGA GGACCCCTTTGAGAATCTGCAGGAGACGTCCGACTTGTTCCGTTCCAAGCTGAACATCACCTGCAcgctgccggagctggagctggctcgccgcctcgcggaGCTCATCGGCACCCGAGCTGCCCGTTTGTCTGCTTGCGGCGTTGCTGCCATTTGCAAGAAAAAGGATTACAAGACTTgccacgtcggcgctgacggcTCCGTCTTCAACAAGTACCCTCACTTCAAGGCGCGCGGGGCCCAGGCGCTCCGCGAGATCCTCGACTGGCCTGAGAAGGCCAAcaccaaggacgaggaccccATTGAGATCCTCGCTGCCGAAGACGGCAGCGGTGTCGGTGCCGCCCTGATTGCCGCCCTGACCCTGAAGCGCGTCAAGGCGGGCAACATGGCCGGTATCCTGCATCCCGAGAACTTCAAGTAA
- the VTC4 gene encoding vacuolar transporter chaperone (BUSCO:EOG09260KCW~COG:O~COG:P~COG:U~TransMembrane:2 (o734-757i777-793o)~EggNog:ENOG503NU6V), translated as MLIVKDLRALDKSWKAAKPGGTFRARPGVVVMKFGEQLRSSVIREYQWYYIDYNGLKADLKNATGPPKDGQHGVNEWTEEDETRFVAKLETELEKVHTKQQVKAMEISRRIAVSEREVKDVVNRLNERGLNEEGPSEEEFMLLEEDLSDIIADVHDLAKFVQLNYTGFYKIIKKHDKMTGWHLRPAFDARLKAKPFYKENYDASVIKLSKLYDLVRTRGNPVKGDSAAGGAQANFVRQTTKYWVHPDNVTELKLIILKHLPVLVFNASKEFEQADSAITSIYYDNPEKWDLYEGRLKKTEGAEAIRLRWYGGMQTETIFVERKTHREDWTGEKSVKARFAIKEKNVNAYMRGELLPAAIFEKARKEGKKSEKAIAEDQRLASEIQYSVLKKGYKPVCRSFYNRTAFQLPADARVRISLDTELTMVREDNLDGRKRSGDNWRRMDIGIDYPFSQLPPEDVVRFPYAVLEVKLQTQMGQEPPEWVRQLISSHLVEAVPKFSKFIHGTACLFPDRINLLPFWMPQMDVDIRKPVAHDFGIHRPGLSGTTTTSDDDEEDLDSDEEEVPRHVARPPTNGQSSRGALPAPADTEGQTVDLPTADEDFPIYDSDDEYDENYELEEARRVGGWHYYHTLISTKARALGQGTLSVLKHMVPAPRATQVPRSARTEMLFGSGPVHTRKFRAPAGKKIYVPVRVEPKVFFAAERTFLGWLEYSIYIGTIAVTLLNFGTHPTPTSFWVAGIFTLLAILSLCYSVGIYLYRSRSIRNRKAAKYYDKWGPSVLCVSLVVAVALNFAFEGRERGIW; from the exons ATGCTGATTGTCAAAGACCTCAGAGCACTCGACAAGTCCTGGAAAGCGGCGAAACCGGGCGGCACGTTCCGAGCCCGGCCCGGAGTCGTGGTCATGAAGttcggcgagcagctgcggtCGAGCGTCATACGCGAGTATCAATGGTACTACATTGACTACAACGGCCTCAAGGCCGACCTTAAGAATGCTACCGGCCCTCCCAAGGACGGTCAACATGGCGTCAACGAGTGGACtgaggaggacgagacgCGCTTCGTCGCCAAGCTCGAAACCGAGCTCGAAAAGGTGCACACCAAGCAGCaggtcaaggccatggagATCTCtcgccgcatcgccgtgagcgagcgcgaggtcaaggacgTCGTCAATCGCCTCAACGAGCGCGGCCTCAACGAGGAAGGACCCAGCGAGGAGGAGTTTATGCTACTCGAAGAGGACCTGAGCGATATCATTGCCGACGTCCATGACCTCGCCAAGTTCGTCCAGCTCAACTACACGGGCTTCTATAAGATCATCAAGAAGCACGAC AAAATGACGGGATGGCACCTCCGGCCTGCGTTCGATGCTCGACTCAAGGCCAAGCCCTTCTACAAGGAAAACTACGACGCCTCCGTCATCAAGCTGTCGAAGCTCTATGACCTCGTCCGAACCCGCGGCAACCCCGTCAAGGGCGACAGCGCAGCCGGAGGCGCTCAGGCCAACTTTGTCCGCCAGACGACCAAGTATTGGGTCCATCCGGACAACGTCACGGAGCTCAAGCTCATTATCCTCAAACATCTTCCCGTACTCGTCTTCAATGCCAGCAAGGAGTTTGAGCAGGCAGACTCGGCCATCACTTCCATCTACTACGATAACCCTGAAAAGTGGGACCTGTACGAGGGACGGCTGAAGAAGACCGAGGGCGCTGAGGCCATTCGGCTCCGCTGGTACGGCGGTATGCAGACAGAGACCATCTTTGTCGAGCGCAAGACTCACCGCGAAGACTGGACCGGCGAGAAGTCTGTAAAGGCTCGATTCGCCATCAAGGAGAAGAACGTCAATGCATACATGAGGGGCGAACTGCTCCCTGCCGCTATCTTTGAGAAGGCCCGCAAAGAGGGCAAGAAGTCGGAAAAGGCCATCGCGGAAGACCAGCGGCTCGCGTCCGAGATCCAGTACTCGGTCTTGAAGAAGGGTTATAAGCCCGTCTGCCGCTCCTTCTACAACCGCACAGCCTTCCAGCTCCCCGCAGATGCTCGTGTTCGGATATCTCTTGATACCGAGCTGACAATGGTGCGAGAAGACAACCTGGACGGGCGGAAGCGCTCCGGCGACAACTGGCGACGGATGGACATTGGAATTGACTATCCCTTTTCGCAACTACCCCCGGAGGACGTTGTTCGATTCCCGTACGCTGTTCTCGAGGTCAAGTTGCAGACGCAGATGGGACAAGAGCCGCCCGAATGGGTGAGGCAGCTCATCTCGTCGCATTTGGTCGAGGCGGTGCCCAAGTTCTCCAAGTTCATCCACGGCACGGCCTGCCTGTTCCCTGATCGCATCAACCTCCTTCCCTTCTGGATGCCGCAGATGGACGTGGATATTCGCAAGCCAGTGGCGCACGACTTTGGTATCCACCGGCCCGGCTTGTCCGGCACGACGACAACctcggacgatgacgaagaggacCTTGAttcggacgaggaggaagtgCCGAGACATGTAGCTCGGCCGCCAACCAACGGTCAATCCAGTCGAGGGGCTCTGCCAGCACCTGCAGACACGGAGGGCCAGACGGTTGACCTACCAACTGCCGACGAAGACTTCCCCATCTACGACTCGGATGATGAGTACGATGAGAACTATGAGTTGGAAGAGGCTCGACGGGTTGGCGGGTGGCACTACTACCATACGCTCATCTCGACCAAGGCTCGAGCCCTTGGACAAGGCACGCTCAGCGTGCTCAAGCATATGGTGCCCGCGCCTCGTGCCACTCAGGTACCGCGCAGCGCCCGGACAGAAATGTTGTTCGGCTCTGGACCCGTGCACACCAGGAAGTTccgcgcgcccgcaggcAAGAAGATTTACGTGCCTGTCCGCGTCGAGCCCAAggtcttcttcgccgccgagagGACGTTCCTCGGATGG ctcGAGTACTCCATCTATATCGGCACCATCGCGGTGACGCTGCTCAACTTTGGCACGCACCCTACGCCCACCTCGTTTTGGGTGGCGGGCATCTTCACgctcctcgccatcctcagcCTCTGCTACTCGGTCGGCATCTACCTCTACCGCAGCCGGTCGATCCGCAAccgcaaggccgccaagtACTACGACAAGTGGGGGCCCAGCGTGCTGTGCGTTtcgctcgtcgttgccgttgcgCTCAACTTTGCCTTTGAAGGCCGCGAGAGGGGCATCTGGTAG
- the VTC4 gene encoding vacuolar transporter chaperone, variant 2 (TransMembrane:3 (i674-695o701-722i743-762o)~BUSCO:EOG09260KCW~COG:O~COG:P~COG:U~EggNog:ENOG503NU6V) encodes MKFGEQLRSSVIREYQWYYIDYNGLKADLKNATGPPKDGQHGVNEWTEEDETRFVAKLETELEKVHTKQQVKAMEISRRIAVSEREVKDVVNRLNERGLNEEGPSEEEFMLLEEDLSDIIADVHDLAKFVQLNYTGFYKIIKKHDKMTGWHLRPAFDARLKAKPFYKENYDASVIKLSKLYDLVRTRGNPVKGDSAAGGAQANFVRQTTKYWVHPDNVTELKLIILKHLPVLVFNASKEFEQADSAITSIYYDNPEKWDLYEGRLKKTEGAEAIRLRWYGGMQTETIFVERKTHREDWTGEKSVKARFAIKEKNVNAYMRGELLPAAIFEKARKEGKKSEKAIAEDQRLASEIQYSVLKKGYKPVCRSFYNRTAFQLPADARVRISLDTELTMVREDNLDGRKRSGDNWRRMDIGIDYPFSQLPPEDVVRFPYAVLEVKLQTQMGQEPPEWVRQLISSHLVEAVPKFSKFIHGTACLFPDRINLLPFWMPQMDVDIRKPVAHDFGIHRPGLSGTTTTSDDDEEDLDSDEEEVPRHVARPPTNGQSSRGALPAPADTEGQTVDLPTADEDFPIYDSDDEYDENYELEEARRVGGWHYYHTLISTKARALGQGTLSVLKHMVPAPRATQVPRSARTEMLFGSGPVHTRKFRAPAGKKIYVPVRVEPKVFFAAERTFLGWLEYSIYIGTIAVTLLNFGTHPTPTSFWVAGIFTLLAILSLCYSVGIYLYRSRSIRNRKAAKYYDKWGPSVLCVSLVVAVALNFAFEGRERGIW; translated from the exons ATGAAGttcggcgagcagctgcggtCGAGCGTCATACGCGAGTATCAATGGTACTACATTGACTACAACGGCCTCAAGGCCGACCTTAAGAATGCTACCGGCCCTCCCAAGGACGGTCAACATGGCGTCAACGAGTGGACtgaggaggacgagacgCGCTTCGTCGCCAAGCTCGAAACCGAGCTCGAAAAGGTGCACACCAAGCAGCaggtcaaggccatggagATCTCtcgccgcatcgccgtgagcgagcgcgaggtcaaggacgTCGTCAATCGCCTCAACGAGCGCGGCCTCAACGAGGAAGGACCCAGCGAGGAGGAGTTTATGCTACTCGAAGAGGACCTGAGCGATATCATTGCCGACGTCCATGACCTCGCCAAGTTCGTCCAGCTCAACTACACGGGCTTCTATAAGATCATCAAGAAGCACGAC AAAATGACGGGATGGCACCTCCGGCCTGCGTTCGATGCTCGACTCAAGGCCAAGCCCTTCTACAAGGAAAACTACGACGCCTCCGTCATCAAGCTGTCGAAGCTCTATGACCTCGTCCGAACCCGCGGCAACCCCGTCAAGGGCGACAGCGCAGCCGGAGGCGCTCAGGCCAACTTTGTCCGCCAGACGACCAAGTATTGGGTCCATCCGGACAACGTCACGGAGCTCAAGCTCATTATCCTCAAACATCTTCCCGTACTCGTCTTCAATGCCAGCAAGGAGTTTGAGCAGGCAGACTCGGCCATCACTTCCATCTACTACGATAACCCTGAAAAGTGGGACCTGTACGAGGGACGGCTGAAGAAGACCGAGGGCGCTGAGGCCATTCGGCTCCGCTGGTACGGCGGTATGCAGACAGAGACCATCTTTGTCGAGCGCAAGACTCACCGCGAAGACTGGACCGGCGAGAAGTCTGTAAAGGCTCGATTCGCCATCAAGGAGAAGAACGTCAATGCATACATGAGGGGCGAACTGCTCCCTGCCGCTATCTTTGAGAAGGCCCGCAAAGAGGGCAAGAAGTCGGAAAAGGCCATCGCGGAAGACCAGCGGCTCGCGTCCGAGATCCAGTACTCGGTCTTGAAGAAGGGTTATAAGCCCGTCTGCCGCTCCTTCTACAACCGCACAGCCTTCCAGCTCCCCGCAGATGCTCGTGTTCGGATATCTCTTGATACCGAGCTGACAATGGTGCGAGAAGACAACCTGGACGGGCGGAAGCGCTCCGGCGACAACTGGCGACGGATGGACATTGGAATTGACTATCCCTTTTCGCAACTACCCCCGGAGGACGTTGTTCGATTCCCGTACGCTGTTCTCGAGGTCAAGTTGCAGACGCAGATGGGACAAGAGCCGCCCGAATGGGTGAGGCAGCTCATCTCGTCGCATTTGGTCGAGGCGGTGCCCAAGTTCTCCAAGTTCATCCACGGCACGGCCTGCCTGTTCCCTGATCGCATCAACCTCCTTCCCTTCTGGATGCCGCAGATGGACGTGGATATTCGCAAGCCAGTGGCGCACGACTTTGGTATCCACCGGCCCGGCTTGTCCGGCACGACGACAACctcggacgatgacgaagaggacCTTGAttcggacgaggaggaagtgCCGAGACATGTAGCTCGGCCGCCAACCAACGGTCAATCCAGTCGAGGGGCTCTGCCAGCACCTGCAGACACGGAGGGCCAGACGGTTGACCTACCAACTGCCGACGAAGACTTCCCCATCTACGACTCGGATGATGAGTACGATGAGAACTATGAGTTGGAAGAGGCTCGACGGGTTGGCGGGTGGCACTACTACCATACGCTCATCTCGACCAAGGCTCGAGCCCTTGGACAAGGCACGCTCAGCGTGCTCAAGCATATGGTGCCCGCGCCTCGTGCCACTCAGGTACCGCGCAGCGCCCGGACAGAAATGTTGTTCGGCTCTGGACCCGTGCACACCAGGAAGTTccgcgcgcccgcaggcAAGAAGATTTACGTGCCTGTCCGCGTCGAGCCCAAggtcttcttcgccgccgagagGACGTTCCTCGGATGG ctcGAGTACTCCATCTATATCGGCACCATCGCGGTGACGCTGCTCAACTTTGGCACGCACCCTACGCCCACCTCGTTTTGGGTGGCGGGCATCTTCACgctcctcgccatcctcagcCTCTGCTACTCGGTCGGCATCTACCTCTACCGCAGCCGGTCGATCCGCAAccgcaaggccgccaagtACTACGACAAGTGGGGGCCCAGCGTGCTGTGCGTTtcgctcgtcgttgccgttgcgCTCAACTTTGCCTTTGAAGGCCGCGAGAGGGGCATCTGGTAG
- the hxk1 gene encoding Hexokinase (EggNog:ENOG503NW32~COG:G) — translation MAGSKTDFPKDLMEQVRHLEGLFTVDQKKLKEITEHFISELAKGLSVEGGSIPMNPTWVMSFPDGYETGTFLALDMGGTNLRVCQITLTEQKSEFDILQSKYRMPEELKTGNSDELWEYIADCLYQFIETHHGGCNIEALPLGFTFSYPATQNYIDEGILQRWTKGFDISGVEGKNVVPMFEAALAKRGVPIKLTALINDTTGTMIASAYTDTKMKIGCIFGTGCNAAYMENVGSIPKLAHMNMAPDTPMAINCEWGAFDNEHKVLPWTEFDKIIDRDSPRPGQQAFEKMIAGLYLGEIFRLVLVDLHDNKDVHIFEGQDISHLRKAYTLDSSFLSAIEEDPFENLQETSDLFRSKLNITCTLPELELARRLAELIGTRAARLSACGVAAICKKKDYKTCHVGADGSVFNKYPHFKARGAQALREILDWPEKANTKDEDPIEILAAEDGSGVGAALIAALTLKRVKAGNMAGILHPENFK, via the exons ATGGCAGGGTCAAAGACGGACTTTCCCAAGGACCTGATGGAGCAGGTCAGGCACCTGGAGGGGCTCTTCACCGTCGACCAGAAGAAGCTCAAAGAAATTACCGAACATTTCATCTCAGAGCTTGCCAAAG GCTtgagcgtcgagggcggcagcatT CCCATGAACCCGACCTGGGTCATGTCATTCCCCGACGGCTACGAGACAGGAACCTTCCTCGCTCTCGACATGGGCGGCACGAACCTGCGAGTCTGCCAAATCACCCTGACTGAGCAAAAGTCCGAGTTCGACATCCTGCAGTCCAAGTACCGCATGCCCGAAGAGCTCAAGACGGGCAACAGCGACGAGCTCTGGGAGTACATTGCCGACTGCCTTTACCAATTCATCGAGACGCACCACGGCGGCTGCAACATTGAAGCCCTACCCCTGGGATTCACCTTCTCCTACCCTGCTACCCAAAACTACATCGATGAGGGCATCCTCCAGCGCTGGACCAAGGGCTTCGACATCTCCGGTGTCGAGGGCAAGAACGTCGTACCCATGTTTGAGGCTGCGCTGGCCAAGCGT GGCGTCCCCATCAAGCTGACGGCTCTGATCAACGACACCACGGGCACCATGATCGCTTCCGCGTATACCGACACCAAGATGAAGATTGGCTGCATCTTCGGCACCGGCTGCAACGCTGCCTACATGGAGAATGTCGGTTCGATTCCCAAGCTCGCCCATATGAACATGGCGCCCGATACACCCATGGCCATCAACTGTGAGTGGGGAGCCTTCGATAACGAGCACAAGGTGCTGCCCTGGACCGAATTCGACAAAATCATCGACCGCGACTCTCCCCGTCCGGGACAGCAGGCGTTCGAGAAGATGATTGCTGGCCTCTATCTCGGCGAGATCTTCCGCTTGGTCCTGGTCGATCTCCACGACAACAAGGACGTGCACATCTTTGAGGGCCAGGACATCTCCCACCTGCGAAAGGCTTACACCCTGGACTCTTCCTTCTTGTCCGCCATCGAGGA GGACCCCTTTGAGAATCTGCAGGAGACGTCCGACTTGTTCCGTTCCAAGCTGAACATCACCTGCAcgctgccggagctggagctggctcgccgcctcgcggaGCTCATCGGCACCCGAGCTGCCCGTTTGTCTGCTTGCGGCGTTGCTGCCATTTGCAAGAAAAAGGATTACAAGACTTgccacgtcggcgctgacggcTCCGTCTTCAACAAGTACCCTCACTTCAAGGCGCGCGGGGCCCAGGCGCTCCGCGAGATCCTCGACTGGCCTGAGAAGGCCAAcaccaaggacgaggaccccATTGAGATCCTCGCTGCCGAAGACGGCAGCGGTGTCGGTGCCGCCCTGATTGCCGCCCTGACCCTGAAGCGCGTCAAGGCGGGCAACATGGCCGGTATCCTGCATCCCGAGAACTTCAAGTAA